A genomic stretch from Apis cerana isolate GH-2021 linkage group LG7, AcerK_1.0, whole genome shotgun sequence includes:
- the LOC107999319 gene encoding ran GTPase-activating protein 1 isoform X1: protein MSSFNLNDLGTELQDVTQNNAGIGVSFAKKSLKLDTEEDALEIVKAIRACTNLEYLDLEGNTLGPLAAKAVAQALEENGSLMKRALWKDMFTGRLKSEIPKALEYLGSALCTAGTHLFELDLSDNAFGPIGIEGLANFLTSSSCYTLRVLRLDNNGLGISGGKMLAKALLDCYNNTFEAGSPPLALKVFVAGRNRLENEGAKALASVFQKLTSLEEVAMPQNGIYHEGITALANGLSYNPGLRILNLNDNTVGLKGAQAIAKALPNFKNLEQLNLGDCLLKTRGSMVLAEALGVEGSYPSLTELNLSYNEIKTKGANPIALAMADKKHLATLQLDGNNFGKEGCTILRDSLTISERIGSLSTLDDDESDKEDREKDEEENEEENDEESDEKSDESENESKENRDINKDTIINGNIIRSKISVIDFLKSPTGENLLLLQDDIVQDFITYAKNSSNTDTSSELKFIEEYTRIIMKVSALNTSGYVDVRLRAQNLTDALYSKLCFFAIENDQVSIWNNALLVNLGLIKAEDKSSGKIDWNLEGCFKALEIVSQKDYFLQETRNTLKFFLEKPIRINKKKVTDSLQDSKDSLKTVLDRIQST, encoded by the exons ATGTcttcatttaatttgaatgatcTTGGTACTGAATTACAAGATGTTACTCAAAATAATGCCGGTATTGGTGTatcatttgcaaaaaaatcacTTAAGCTTGATACTGAAGAAGATG cGTTGGAAATAGTCAAAGCAATACGAGCATGTACAAATCTGGAATATTTAGATTTGGAAGGCAATACTTTAGGACCACTTGCTGCTAAAGCTGTGGCTCAGGCATTGGAAGAAAATGGTTCATTAATGAAACGTGCCCTTTGGAAAGATATGTTTACTGGTCGTTTGAAATCAGAAATACCAAAAGCACTTGAATATCTTGGTTCTGCTTTATGTACTGCTGGTACTCATCTCTTTGAACTTGACTTAAGTGATAATGCTTTTGGTCCAATTGGGATTGAAGGATTAGCAAATTTCTTGACTTCTAGTTCTTGTTATACTCTTCGTGTGTTAAGATTAGATAACAATGGACTTGGAATATCAGGTGGAAAAATGTTGGCAAAGGCATTATtagattgttataataatacttttgaagcag gCTCACCTCCTTTAGCATTAAAAGTATTTGTTGCTGGAAGAAATAGATTGGAAAATGAAGGTGCAAAAGCATTAGCTTCTGTTTTTCAAAAGTTAACTAGTTTAGAAGAAGTTGCTATGCCTCAGAATGGTATATATCATGAAGGGATAACAGCACTTGCTAATGGATTATCATATAATCCTGGtttacgaattttaaatcttaatgaTAATACTGTTGGATTAAAAGGAGCTCAAGCAATTGCCAAAGCATtaccaaatttcaaaaatttagaacAACTTAATCTTGGTGATTGTTTACTTAAAACTCGAGGAAGTATGGTTTTGGCAGAAGCATTAGGCGTTGAAGGTAGTTATCCATCACTCACTGAACTTAATTTaagttataatgaaataaaaacaaagggTGCCAATCCCATAGCTCTTGCTATGGCTGATAAAAAACATTTGGCAACTTTACAATtggatggaaataattttggtAAAGAAGGCTGTACTATTTTGCGTGATTCACTTACAATTTCTGAAAGAATTGGATCATTAAGTACATTAGATGATGATGAAAGTGATAAAGAAGATAGagaaaaagatgaagaagaaaatgaagaagaaaatgatgaaGAAAGTGATGAAAAAAGTGATGAAAGTGAAAatgaaagtaaagaaaatagagatattaataaggatacaattataaatggcAATATAATACGATCAAAAATATCtgttatagattttttaaaatcaccaACAGGagaaaatttactattattgcAAGATGATATAGTACAAGATTTTATAACTTATGccaaa aaCTCATCCAATACTGATACATCTTcggaattaaaattcattgaagagtatacaagaataattatgaaagtaTCAGCACTTAATACAAGTGGTTATGTTGATGTAAGATTAAGAGCTCAAAATCTTACAGATGCATTGTATTCAAAGTTATGCTTTTTTGCAATTGAAAATGATCAGGTTTCTATTTGGAATAATGCTTTGCTAGTCAACTTAGGtttaataaaa GCAGAAGATAAAAGCAGTGGAAAAATTGATTGGAATTTAGAAGGATGTTTTAAAGCATTAGAAATAGTTAgtcaaaaagattattttttacaagaaacGCGAAATACATTAAAGTTCTTTTTGGAAAAGCCGAtaagaataaacaaaaaaaaagttacggATTCTTTACAAGATTCAAAAGATTCTCTTAAAACTGTTTTAGATCGTATACAAAGCacgtaa
- the LOC107999319 gene encoding ran GTPase-activating protein 1 isoform X2 — protein MSSFNLNDLGTELQDVTQNNAGIGVSFAKKSLKLDTEEDALEIVKAIRACTNLEYLDLEGNTLGPLAAKAVAQALEENGSLMKRALWKDMFTGRLKSEIPKALEYLGSALCTAGTHLFELDLSDNAFGPIGIEGLANFLTSSSCYTLRVLRLDNNGLGISGGKMLAKALLDCYNNTFEAGSPPLALKVFVAGRNRLENEGAKALASVFQKLTSLEEVAMPQNGIYHEGITALANGLSYNPGLRILNLNDNTVGLKGAQAIAKALPNFKNLEQLNLGDCLLKTRGSMVLAEALGVEGSYPSLTELNLSYNEIKTKGANPIALAMADKKHLATLQLDGNNFGKEGCTILRDSLTISERIGSLSTLDDDESDKEDREKDEEENEEENDEESDEKSDESENESKENRDINKDTIINGNIIRSKISVIDFLKSPTGENLLLLQDDIVQDFITYAKNSSNTDTSSELKFIEEYTRIIMKVSALNTSGYVDVRLRAQNLTDALYSKLCFFAIENDQVSIWNNALLVNLGLIKIKNSIIFLYFRQKIKAVEKLIGI, from the exons ATGTcttcatttaatttgaatgatcTTGGTACTGAATTACAAGATGTTACTCAAAATAATGCCGGTATTGGTGTatcatttgcaaaaaaatcacTTAAGCTTGATACTGAAGAAGATG cGTTGGAAATAGTCAAAGCAATACGAGCATGTACAAATCTGGAATATTTAGATTTGGAAGGCAATACTTTAGGACCACTTGCTGCTAAAGCTGTGGCTCAGGCATTGGAAGAAAATGGTTCATTAATGAAACGTGCCCTTTGGAAAGATATGTTTACTGGTCGTTTGAAATCAGAAATACCAAAAGCACTTGAATATCTTGGTTCTGCTTTATGTACTGCTGGTACTCATCTCTTTGAACTTGACTTAAGTGATAATGCTTTTGGTCCAATTGGGATTGAAGGATTAGCAAATTTCTTGACTTCTAGTTCTTGTTATACTCTTCGTGTGTTAAGATTAGATAACAATGGACTTGGAATATCAGGTGGAAAAATGTTGGCAAAGGCATTATtagattgttataataatacttttgaagcag gCTCACCTCCTTTAGCATTAAAAGTATTTGTTGCTGGAAGAAATAGATTGGAAAATGAAGGTGCAAAAGCATTAGCTTCTGTTTTTCAAAAGTTAACTAGTTTAGAAGAAGTTGCTATGCCTCAGAATGGTATATATCATGAAGGGATAACAGCACTTGCTAATGGATTATCATATAATCCTGGtttacgaattttaaatcttaatgaTAATACTGTTGGATTAAAAGGAGCTCAAGCAATTGCCAAAGCATtaccaaatttcaaaaatttagaacAACTTAATCTTGGTGATTGTTTACTTAAAACTCGAGGAAGTATGGTTTTGGCAGAAGCATTAGGCGTTGAAGGTAGTTATCCATCACTCACTGAACTTAATTTaagttataatgaaataaaaacaaagggTGCCAATCCCATAGCTCTTGCTATGGCTGATAAAAAACATTTGGCAACTTTACAATtggatggaaataattttggtAAAGAAGGCTGTACTATTTTGCGTGATTCACTTACAATTTCTGAAAGAATTGGATCATTAAGTACATTAGATGATGATGAAAGTGATAAAGAAGATAGagaaaaagatgaagaagaaaatgaagaagaaaatgatgaaGAAAGTGATGAAAAAAGTGATGAAAGTGAAAatgaaagtaaagaaaatagagatattaataaggatacaattataaatggcAATATAATACGATCAAAAATATCtgttatagattttttaaaatcaccaACAGGagaaaatttactattattgcAAGATGATATAGTACAAGATTTTATAACTTATGccaaa aaCTCATCCAATACTGATACATCTTcggaattaaaattcattgaagagtatacaagaataattatgaaagtaTCAGCACTTAATACAAGTGGTTATGTTGATGTAAGATTAAGAGCTCAAAATCTTACAGATGCATTGTATTCAAAGTTATGCTTTTTTGCAATTGAAAATGATCAGGTTTCTATTTGGAATAATGCTTTGCTAGTCAACTTAGGtttaataaaa ataaaaaatagtattattttcttatacttCAGGCAGAAGATAAAAGCAGTGGAAAAATTGATTGGAATTTAG